A window from Anser cygnoides isolate HZ-2024a breed goose chromosome 1, Taihu_goose_T2T_genome, whole genome shotgun sequence encodes these proteins:
- the CBX6 gene encoding chromobox protein homolog 6 isoform X2, whose protein sequence is MELSAVGERVFAAESIIKRRIRKGRIEYLVKWKGWAIKYSTWEPEENILDSRLIAAFEQKERERELYGPKKRGPKPKTFLLKPGSSTSSPKLHSSAAVHRLKKDIRRCHRMSRRPLPRPDPQNGGSVGGGAGIRPPVSPFSETVRIINRKVKPREPKRSRIILNLKVIDKGGKPANGTGGALARPKIPSRNRVIGKSKKFSESVLRTQIRHMKFGGFSLYNKPSAAPAPSLEGKGEAEGSQAASCGLMMGSTPYDAPSSSSSGCPSPAPHSSSDPDDSPPKLLPETLSPAIPDWRESEVLDLSIPPESAATSKRSPPGGCGGGQTPSLSLSSSEPEQEAGDWRPEMSPCSNVVVTDVTSNLLTVTIKEFCNAEDFEKVAAAGGGGGGSK, encoded by the exons ATGGAGCTGTCTGCAGTGGGGGAGCGCGTCTTCGCCGCCGAGTCCATCATCAAGCGGCGCATCCGAAAG GGGCGCATCGAGTACCTGGTGAAATGGAAGGGCTGGGCCATCAA GTACAGCACCTGGGAGCCCGAGGAGAACATCCTGGACTCGCGCCTCATCGCCGCCTTCGAGCAGAA GGAACGGGAACGGGAGCTGTACGGGCCCAAGAAGAGAGGACCGAAGCCCAAAACTTTTCTCCTGAAG CCTGGTTCTAGCACCTCGTCTCCCAAGCTCCACTCCAGCGCCGCGGTGCACCGGCTCAAGAAAGACATCCGGCGATGCCACCGCATGTCCCGGCGCCCCCTGCCTCGCCCGGACCCCCAGAACGGGGGGAGCgtgggcggcggggccggcatCCGTCCTCCCGTCTCGCCCTTCTCGGAGACCGTCCGCATCATTAACCGCAAGGTGAAGCCCCGCGAGCCCAAGCGCAGCCGCATCATCCTCAACCTCAAAGTCATTGACAAAGGTGGCAAGCCGGCCAACGGGACCGGGGGGGCCCTGGCTCGGCCCAAGATCCCGTCCCGAAACCGCGTCATCGGCAAGAGCAAAAAGTTCAGCGAGAGCGTCCTCCGCACCCAGATCCGCCACATGAAGTTCGGCGGCTTCTCGCTCTACAACAAGCCGTCCGCCGCGCCCGCCCCCTCCCTGGAGGGCAAAGGGGAGGCCGAAGGTTCCCAGGCGGCCTCCTGCGGGCTCATGATGGGCTCCACCCCGTACGatgcccccagctccagctcctccggCTGCCCGTCGCCCGCCCCCCACTCCTCCTCCGACCCAGATGATTCCCCTCCCAAGCTGCTTCCCGAGACCCTCAGCCCGGCCATCCCCGACTGGCGCGAGTCAGAGGTCCTCGACCTCTCGATCCCACCCGAGTCAGCTGCCACCAGCAAGCGTTCTCCCCCGGGAGGCTGCGGCGGGGGGCAGACCCCCTCCTTGTCCCTTTCTTCTTCCGAGCCGGAGCAGGAGGCCGGCGACTGGCGTCCCGAGATGTCCCCTTGCTCTAACGTGGTGGTCACGGATGTCACCAGCAACCTCCTCACGGTCACCATCAAGGAGTTCTGCAACGCGGAGGATTTCGAGaaggtggcggcggcgggcggcgggggaggcggCAGCAAGTGA
- the CBX6 gene encoding chromobox protein homolog 6 isoform X1 — MELSAVGERVFAAESIIKRRIRKGRIEYLVKWKGWAIKYSTWEPEENILDSRLIAAFEQKERERELYGPKKRGPKPKTFLLKARAQAEALHIGDVHFSVKPGSSTSSPKLHSSAAVHRLKKDIRRCHRMSRRPLPRPDPQNGGSVGGGAGIRPPVSPFSETVRIINRKVKPREPKRSRIILNLKVIDKGGKPANGTGGALARPKIPSRNRVIGKSKKFSESVLRTQIRHMKFGGFSLYNKPSAAPAPSLEGKGEAEGSQAASCGLMMGSTPYDAPSSSSSGCPSPAPHSSSDPDDSPPKLLPETLSPAIPDWRESEVLDLSIPPESAATSKRSPPGGCGGGQTPSLSLSSSEPEQEAGDWRPEMSPCSNVVVTDVTSNLLTVTIKEFCNAEDFEKVAAAGGGGGGSK; from the exons ATGGAGCTGTCTGCAGTGGGGGAGCGCGTCTTCGCCGCCGAGTCCATCATCAAGCGGCGCATCCGAAAG GGGCGCATCGAGTACCTGGTGAAATGGAAGGGCTGGGCCATCAA GTACAGCACCTGGGAGCCCGAGGAGAACATCCTGGACTCGCGCCTCATCGCCGCCTTCGAGCAGAA GGAACGGGAACGGGAGCTGTACGGGCCCAAGAAGAGAGGACCGAAGCCCAAAACTTTTCTCCTGAAG GCTCGGGCCCAAGCGGAGGCCCTCCACATTGGGGATGTACACTTTTCTGTCAAGCCTGGTTCTAGCACCTCGTCTCCCAAGCTCCACTCCAGCGCCGCGGTGCACCGGCTCAAGAAAGACATCCGGCGATGCCACCGCATGTCCCGGCGCCCCCTGCCTCGCCCGGACCCCCAGAACGGGGGGAGCgtgggcggcggggccggcatCCGTCCTCCCGTCTCGCCCTTCTCGGAGACCGTCCGCATCATTAACCGCAAGGTGAAGCCCCGCGAGCCCAAGCGCAGCCGCATCATCCTCAACCTCAAAGTCATTGACAAAGGTGGCAAGCCGGCCAACGGGACCGGGGGGGCCCTGGCTCGGCCCAAGATCCCGTCCCGAAACCGCGTCATCGGCAAGAGCAAAAAGTTCAGCGAGAGCGTCCTCCGCACCCAGATCCGCCACATGAAGTTCGGCGGCTTCTCGCTCTACAACAAGCCGTCCGCCGCGCCCGCCCCCTCCCTGGAGGGCAAAGGGGAGGCCGAAGGTTCCCAGGCGGCCTCCTGCGGGCTCATGATGGGCTCCACCCCGTACGatgcccccagctccagctcctccggCTGCCCGTCGCCCGCCCCCCACTCCTCCTCCGACCCAGATGATTCCCCTCCCAAGCTGCTTCCCGAGACCCTCAGCCCGGCCATCCCCGACTGGCGCGAGTCAGAGGTCCTCGACCTCTCGATCCCACCCGAGTCAGCTGCCACCAGCAAGCGTTCTCCCCCGGGAGGCTGCGGCGGGGGGCAGACCCCCTCCTTGTCCCTTTCTTCTTCCGAGCCGGAGCAGGAGGCCGGCGACTGGCGTCCCGAGATGTCCCCTTGCTCTAACGTGGTGGTCACGGATGTCACCAGCAACCTCCTCACGGTCACCATCAAGGAGTTCTGCAACGCGGAGGATTTCGAGaaggtggcggcggcgggcggcgggggaggcggCAGCAAGTGA
- the NPTXR gene encoding neuronal pentraxin receptor, producing the protein MLAFLGAIICIIASVHPAGTAASSSPPSSSSSSSSADNDSAAAALLPPADKGLGALHGPAEALASAGPRLPGSPPPLFSRFVCTPLSAECPAAAGPEELLALRSAAAQLRRTALEQKERIRMDQETIRELTGKLSRCEGGSRAPPAPAAGLRAAPRPGTMGHPPAEPPAVRELEEAVRALQDRIDRIEQELPARTNGSAPTAPALARDALHTKMEQLEEQLLSKILTLQKERQAANTDRSQQQHDIEKELNSLQSRVAELEHGAPGYSPPDAFKVTIPVQNNYMYARMKKSLPELYAFTICMWLKSKALAGLGTPFSYSVPSQANEIVLLEWGTNPLELLINDKVAQLPLSLKDKAWHHICVAWTTRDGKWSAYQDGEQRGAGENLASWHAIKPQGVIILGQEQDTLGGRFDATQAFVGELAQFGVWDHMLAPAEILALANCTSRLQGNVIQWDDQAVEVFGGASKGAFTACDEGRKA; encoded by the exons ATGCTGGCTTTCCTGGGGGCCATCATCTGCATCATCGCCAGCGTCCACCCGGCCGgcaccgccgcctcttcctccccaccctcctcctcctcctcctcctcctcggccgaCAATGactcggccgccgccgccctgctcccccccgccgacaaggggctgggggccctgCACGGCCCCGCCGAGGCTCTGGCCAGCGCCGGCCCCAGGCTCCCCGGCTCGCCGCCGCCCCTCTTCAGCCGCTTCGTGTGCACGCCGCTGAGCGCCGAGtgccccgcggccgccggccccgaggagctgctggcccTGCGCAGCGCCGCGGCCCAGCTCCGCCGCACGGCGCTGGAGCAGAAGGAGCGGATCCGCATGGACCAGGAGACCATCCGCGAGCTCACCGGCAAGCTCAGCCGCTGCGAGGGGGGCTCGcgggctcccccggcccccgccgccgggctgcGGGCCGCCCCCAGGCCCGGCACCATGGGGCACCCCCCCGCCGAGCCGCCCGCCgtgagggagctggaggaggcggTGCGGGCCCTCCAGGACCGCATCGACCGCATCGAg caggagctgccggCCCGCACCAATGGCTCGGCGCCCACCGCCCCGGCGCTCGCCCGCGATGCGCTGCACACCAAgatggagcagctggaggagcagctcctctccaaGATCCTGACCCTGCAGAAGGAGCGGCAGGCCGCCAACACCGaccgcagccagcagcagcacgacATCGAGAAGGAGCTCAACTCCCTGCAGAGCCGGGTGGCGGAGCTGGAGCACG GAGCTCCAGGCTACAGCCCTCCCGACGCCTTCAAGGTGACCATCCCGGTGCAGAACAACTACATGTACGCCCGCATGAAGAAGAGCCTGCCGGAGCTCTATGCCTTCACCATCTGCATGTGGCTGAAGTCCAAGGCCTTGGCGGGGCTCGGCACCCCTTTCTCTTACTCCGTCCCGAGCCAAGCCAACGAGATCGTGCTGCTGGAGTGGGGCACCAACCCCCTGGAGCTGCTCATCAATGACAAG GTCGCCCAGCTGCCGCTGAGCCTGAAGGACAAGGCCTGGCACCACATCTGCGTGGCGTGGACCACCCGGGACGGCAAGTGGTCGGCGTACCAGGATGGCGAGCAGCGGGGCGCCGGCGAGAACCTGGCCTCGTGGCACGCCATCAAGCCCCAGGGCGTCATCATCCTGGGCCAGGAGCAG gaCACGCTGGGCGGCCGCTTTGACGCCACACAGGCCTTCGTGGGGGAGCTGGCGCAGTTCGGCGTGTGGGACCACATGCTGGCTCCGGCGGAGATCCTGGCCTTGGCCAACTGCACCTCCCGCCTGCAGGGCAACGTCATCCAGTGGGACGACCAGGCCGTGGAGGTCTTCGGGGGGGCCAGCAAGGGCGCCTTCACCGCCTGTGACGAGGGGAGGAAGGCGTGA